The DNA sequence GTGAAGACCGAGGAGGAACTCGAACGCCTCGAGACGCTGCTTCCGAAGGAAGCCTTCGAGGCGCTGTATCTGATCGCGGCGGGCAGCGATCCGCAGGAGATCATCCAGGAATACGCGGCCAAGGCGGAGGCGGTGGACACGGAAGACTTCGCGGCCGCACTGACGCGCGAGCAGAGCCGGCGTAGCTTCCACGTGGTCGAGAACGACCAGGAACTCGAAGCGATGCTCGTGGCGCCGCTGGAGAAGTGGCGGGTCTTCTTGCACCCGTCCCAGCGTCGGCTCGTGCATTGGCGTGTCAACGGTCCGATCCGGGTGCTCGGCGGCGCGGGCACAGGCAAGACGGTGGTCGCGATGCACCGCGCGCGCTGGCTCGTGCGCCACGCGCTGAGCGCTCCAGACCGCAAGGTGCTGTTCACCACGTTCACCGCGAACCTGGCCACCGATATCGCCGAGAACCTGCGCAAGATCTGCTCGCTGGAAGAGCTGGAGCGGATCGAGGTTGTCCACATCGATGCGTGGGTGAGCCGCTTCCTGAAGCGACAGAACTACCCGCATCAGATCGTTTACGACGGCAACGCGCAGTACGAGGCCTGCTGGCGTGCCGCGCTGGATGCACGCCCTGCTGATCCGCCGCTCCCTGAAAGCTTCTATCGCGAGGAGTGGGATCGGGTGATCTTGCCGCAGCGGATCACGGATCGCGCCCAGTATTTCCGTGCGAGACGCGTCGGACGCGGGGTGCCGCTGACCCGTGCACAGCGCGCCGCGCTCTGGAGCGTGTTCGAGGAGCTCCGGATCCAACTGCATCAGCGTGGCCTGAAATGCAGCGAGGATGCCACCCAGGATGCGGCCGACCTGCTGGCGAGCGGCAAGGCCTACCAGCCCTATGACGCCGTGGTCGTCGACGAGGCCCAGGACATGGGGCCGCAGGTGATGCACCTGATTCGGCTCCTGGTACCGGCGGGGGCGAACGACATCTTCATCGTCGGTGACGGTCATCAGCGGATCTACCGGCGACGCTACACGCTCGGCGCTTGCGGAATCGAGGTGCGCGGACGCAGTCGAAAGCTGAAAATCAATTACCGCACCACCGAGGAAACTCGGCGGTTTGCGGTCGCTGTGCTGGAGGGAGAGCCTATCGATGACCTCGACGGAGGCGAGGATTCCACCAGCGATTACCGGTCGTTAGTGCATGGGGTGCCGCCGATCATCCGAGGCTTTGCCAGCCAGGAGGAGGAGTTGGACTGGCTCGCCGAGCAGGTGAGGGATTTGCAACAGGAAGGCGCGGAGCTGAAGGACATCTGCGTGGTCGCCCGAACCAACGCACTGGTGGAGAGCTACGAGAGTGGGCTCAGGACACGCGGCTTCAGCTGCATTCGACTGAGCCGCAAGCTGGCCGACAACCGTGCGCAGGAGGGCGTGCGACTCGCAACCATGCACCGGATCAAGGGGCTGGAGTTCCGCCACGTGATGCTGGCGGCCGTGAATGAGGGTGTTATCCCGCTCCGGCAGGCCATCGAAAGCTCCGAGGATCCGACCGAACGCAGGGCCGGTGAACTCACCGAGCGTGCGCTGTTCCACGTCGCGGTCACGCGTGCCATGAGTCGTGTGTTCATCAGCTATTTCGGACAGGGCAGCGCGTTTCTGGCACGGGCCGCGATCAAGGCCTTTGTCGTGAAAGAACCCGCGTCGCGCCCCGGGGTCCCGTAGGGCGGAATAGCGCAGCGTCATCCGCCACGCGGCGTTCATGCCGCCCAAGAGCCCGGGGGCGCCCCAGCGCCGGCTGGCGGATGACGGCCTTCGGCCTTTTCCGCCCTACGCCTAGAGGGCACGCGAATCCGAGGATAAGGTGAGGGGATGTTCGCAGCCCCCTCGAACAACCCGGGATAACTGCGGGTTGATCCCTGGCTCTGTAAGGGCGCGATGCGCCCGGTCGTGATCGGAGGCGTTGCCGCCGACCAAAGGTCTGGTGCCGACGCGCAGAATCGAACTGCGGACCTATCGATTACGAATCGATTGCTCTACCAGCTGAGCTACGTCGG is a window from the Thioalkalivibrio paradoxus ARh 1 genome containing:
- a CDS encoding 3'-5' exonuclease; the protein is MRPTVAISTDFLQAYATIPKAQQKKVMNFVTKFRNDPFSSGIHYERINDARDANFRSVRIDQDYRGIVLSPEKGDVYVLLWVDKHDDAYAWARRHTCGVHPETGSLQLFEADSEILTPERAPAVEVAQRPLFSLRERELLRIGVPHDRLARVKEVKTEEELERLETLLPKEAFEALYLIAAGSDPQEIIQEYAAKAEAVDTEDFAAALTREQSRRSFHVVENDQELEAMLVAPLEKWRVFLHPSQRRLVHWRVNGPIRVLGGAGTGKTVVAMHRARWLVRHALSAPDRKVLFTTFTANLATDIAENLRKICSLEELERIEVVHIDAWVSRFLKRQNYPHQIVYDGNAQYEACWRAALDARPADPPLPESFYREEWDRVILPQRITDRAQYFRARRVGRGVPLTRAQRAALWSVFEELRIQLHQRGLKCSEDATQDAADLLASGKAYQPYDAVVVDEAQDMGPQVMHLIRLLVPAGANDIFIVGDGHQRIYRRRYTLGACGIEVRGRSRKLKINYRTTEETRRFAVAVLEGEPIDDLDGGEDSTSDYRSLVHGVPPIIRGFASQEEELDWLAEQVRDLQQEGAELKDICVVARTNALVESYESGLRTRGFSCIRLSRKLADNRAQEGVRLATMHRIKGLEFRHVMLAAVNEGVIPLRQAIESSEDPTERRAGELTERALFHVAVTRAMSRVFISYFGQGSAFLARAAIKAFVVKEPASRPGVP